One Mycolicibacterium fortuitum subsp. fortuitum genomic window carries:
- a CDS encoding ammonium transporter — MLAAAALVLLMTPGLAFFYGGMVRAKGVLNMIMMSVSAMGVVTVLWALYGYSVAFGDNTAGVIGDPAQFFGLKGLIGANGSADAPIALVGTIPATVFVGFQLMFAIITVALISGAVADRIKFGGWLLFAALWATFVYFPVAHWVFDFDVKGSDGETVIHHGGWIANQLKAIDFAGGTAVHINAGTAGLVLAIILGKRLGWPGTPMRPHNLPFVMLGAGLLWFGWYGFNAGSAVSANGVAGSTFVTTTVATAAAMLAWLLTERIRDGHATSLGAASGIVAGLVAITPSCSSVNVVGALVIGFAAGALCALAVGLKFKFGFDDSLDVVGVHLVGGIVGTLLVGLVATKEAPAGVAGLFYGGGFDQLWRQAVGAGAVLLYSAVGTAILALIVKYTVGLRLDKEEEASGIDESEHAESAYDFVAVGTGSVLGRHGGEE, encoded by the coding sequence ATGCTGGCCGCCGCTGCGCTTGTGCTGTTGATGACGCCGGGGCTGGCCTTCTTCTACGGCGGCATGGTGCGGGCCAAGGGCGTGCTCAACATGATCATGATGAGCGTCAGCGCGATGGGTGTCGTAACAGTCCTGTGGGCGCTGTACGGCTACTCGGTCGCGTTCGGTGACAACACCGCAGGTGTGATCGGCGATCCGGCACAGTTCTTCGGTCTCAAGGGTCTGATCGGAGCGAACGGCTCGGCCGATGCGCCCATCGCGTTGGTCGGCACGATCCCGGCCACCGTGTTCGTGGGTTTCCAGCTGATGTTCGCGATCATCACCGTCGCCCTGATCTCCGGCGCTGTCGCCGACCGCATCAAGTTCGGCGGTTGGCTGCTGTTCGCCGCCCTGTGGGCGACCTTTGTCTACTTCCCGGTCGCGCACTGGGTCTTCGACTTCGACGTCAAGGGCTCCGACGGTGAGACCGTGATCCATCATGGCGGATGGATCGCCAACCAGCTCAAGGCAATTGACTTCGCCGGCGGCACTGCGGTGCACATCAACGCCGGTACCGCGGGCCTGGTGCTGGCCATCATCCTCGGTAAGCGGCTCGGGTGGCCCGGTACGCCGATGCGTCCGCACAACCTCCCGTTTGTGATGCTCGGCGCCGGCCTGCTGTGGTTCGGCTGGTACGGCTTCAACGCCGGTTCTGCGGTGTCGGCCAACGGAGTTGCCGGTTCGACCTTCGTGACCACCACGGTGGCCACTGCCGCGGCCATGCTGGCCTGGCTGCTCACCGAGCGGATCCGTGACGGGCACGCGACGTCACTGGGTGCGGCATCGGGCATCGTGGCCGGCCTGGTCGCGATCACCCCGTCCTGCTCCTCGGTGAACGTGGTGGGCGCGCTCGTGATCGGTTTTGCCGCAGGCGCACTATGTGCCCTGGCGGTGGGCTTGAAGTTCAAGTTCGGATTCGACGACTCTCTCGACGTGGTGGGTGTCCACCTGGTCGGCGGCATCGTCGGTACGTTGTTGGTCGGCCTGGTGGCCACCAAGGAAGCACCTGCCGGTGTTGCCGGTCTGTTCTACGGTGGTGGGTTCGATCAACTGTGGCGACAGGCGGTCGGGGCCGGTGCTGTTCTGCTCTATTCGGCGGTGGGTACCGCTATCTTGGCGTTGATTGTCAAATACACCGTGGGCCTGCGCCTGGACAAAGAAGAGGAGGCTTCCGGTATCGACGAGTCCGAGCACGCTGAGAGCGCTTACGACTTCGTCGCTGTCGGAACCGGTTCTGTTCTTGGTCGTCACGGCGGGGAGGAATAA
- a CDS encoding OsmC family protein — protein MTELWVDRTGVRRYVGRSSRGAEVLVGSDDVEGVFTPGELMKIALAACSGMSSDQPLRRRLGDDYPATIRVSGPADREQERYPLLEEKLEIDVSGLSESEVARLLTVVERAIDQVCTVGRTLKAGTEVKFEVATR, from the coding sequence ATGACCGAACTTTGGGTTGACCGCACTGGTGTCCGCAGGTACGTCGGACGCAGTTCGCGTGGTGCAGAGGTACTCGTCGGCAGCGACGACGTCGAGGGCGTGTTCACCCCGGGTGAGCTGATGAAGATCGCCCTCGCGGCGTGCAGCGGAATGTCCAGCGATCAGCCGCTGCGTCGGCGCCTCGGTGACGACTACCCGGCCACCATCCGCGTGTCCGGCCCCGCCGACCGGGAGCAGGAGCGCTACCCGCTGCTCGAGGAGAAACTCGAAATCGACGTCTCCGGTCTGTCGGAATCCGAGGTGGCCAGGCTGTTGACCGTGGTCGAGCGCGCCATCGACCAGGTCTGCACGGTGGGCCGCACGCTCAAGGCCGGCACCGAGGTGAAGTTCGAGGTGGCTACTCGATGA
- a CDS encoding acylphosphatase, which produces MTGPELPAAGPDAEVRLSAWVHGHVQGVGFRWWTRSRALELGLTGFASNRPDGRVHVVAQGPRDKCQRLLELLQSGQTPGSVDHVVADWADADAPMAGFIER; this is translated from the coding sequence ATGACCGGGCCGGAACTCCCCGCGGCCGGGCCCGATGCCGAGGTGCGGTTGAGCGCCTGGGTACACGGTCATGTGCAGGGCGTGGGGTTCCGGTGGTGGACGCGCTCACGGGCGCTGGAGTTGGGTCTGACCGGGTTTGCTTCCAATCGGCCCGACGGCCGGGTGCATGTCGTCGCCCAGGGTCCGCGGGACAAATGTCAGCGATTGCTTGAGCTGCTTCAGAGCGGTCAAACCCCGGGCTCGGTGGATCACGTCGTCGCAGATTGGGCGGATGCCGACGCCCCGATGGCGGGGTTCATCGAACGGTAG
- a CDS encoding PE-PPE domain-containing protein, with translation MHFRVLRGAALTLVALIGAAGLVVTATMSTLVQLAATALIMGGTGMNALGDPHQWGAGTYVDQVNSTYLAGYHLAEDDLRWVSTPEQFWPATSLTDISFDTSVARGVLSLNNAVMTTSGEKVVVGYSQSANIATREKRNLAELRAQGATVPAPDELSFVFVANPNRPNGGILARFEGLYIPILGVSFDGATPNDEYRTIDVARQYDLIADFPKYPLNLLADLNALMGYFYLHPNYGSSVVNLNDPSTYDSYTSGNTTYYLVHTAQLPLLQPFRDIGVPEPVLDLVEPTLRVLIELAYDRTPANMGVPTRAGLIPHIDLDKLASDLRAAAREGVRNALADLGIDTTGAADRTTGGIAALKPVPETLNDDTATPDDMQPARIRPHLPRTHSGSGNGILNNGPGSKTLEVTADTETNAEIPAKSDAAPKPKSQPERIRESVRQALSPKKPSDAVKADSPDRAPRPVRSAHRISGSGSPRAESGAAGTKGSTAQDKPRRHQRAGNPDAA, from the coding sequence ATGCATTTTCGTGTGCTTCGGGGGGCAGCACTGACGCTGGTCGCCTTGATCGGCGCCGCCGGACTGGTCGTGACAGCGACTATGAGCACGCTGGTTCAGCTGGCGGCCACGGCGCTCATCATGGGCGGAACCGGGATGAACGCGCTGGGTGACCCGCACCAATGGGGTGCCGGCACGTACGTGGACCAGGTCAACAGCACCTACCTGGCCGGCTACCACCTCGCCGAAGACGATCTGAGATGGGTGTCGACACCGGAGCAGTTCTGGCCCGCGACCAGCCTGACCGACATCAGCTTCGACACCTCGGTGGCCCGCGGCGTCCTCAGCCTCAACAACGCCGTAATGACCACATCGGGAGAGAAAGTCGTCGTCGGCTACTCCCAGAGCGCCAACATCGCCACCCGCGAGAAGCGCAATCTGGCCGAACTGCGTGCGCAGGGCGCCACAGTGCCCGCGCCCGACGAGTTGTCCTTCGTGTTCGTGGCCAACCCCAACCGGCCCAACGGCGGAATCCTCGCCAGGTTCGAAGGCCTGTACATACCGATCCTCGGAGTCAGTTTCGACGGCGCCACGCCGAACGACGAATACCGGACGATCGACGTCGCCCGCCAGTACGACCTGATCGCGGACTTCCCCAAATACCCGCTCAATCTGCTCGCCGATCTCAACGCCCTGATGGGTTACTTCTACCTGCATCCGAACTACGGATCATCGGTGGTCAACCTGAACGACCCGAGCACATACGACTCCTACACCTCTGGCAACACCACCTATTACCTGGTGCACACCGCGCAACTACCGTTGCTGCAACCCTTCCGCGACATCGGAGTTCCCGAACCGGTACTCGACCTGGTCGAGCCCACCCTGCGGGTGCTGATCGAACTCGCCTACGACCGCACGCCGGCCAACATGGGCGTTCCCACCCGGGCCGGGTTGATACCTCACATAGACCTGGACAAGCTGGCCTCCGATCTGCGGGCCGCCGCCAGGGAAGGAGTACGTAATGCGTTGGCCGACTTGGGTATCGACACCACAGGTGCTGCCGATCGCACTACCGGAGGCATTGCCGCACTCAAGCCGGTTCCGGAGACGCTGAACGACGACACCGCGACGCCGGACGACATGCAACCGGCGCGTATCCGCCCGCATCTACCCCGTACGCACTCAGGATCGGGCAACGGGATCCTGAACAACGGTCCCGGATCGAAGACACTCGAGGTGACGGCGGACACCGAGACCAACGCCGAGATCCCGGCAAAGAGTGATGCAGCGCCCAAGCCGAAATCTCAGCCCGAGCGCATCCGGGAATCGGTGCGACAGGCCCTGTCGCCGAAGAAGCCCTCCGACGCGGTCAAGGCAGACAGTCCAGACAGGGCACCGCGTCCGGTGCGCAGTGCCCACCGAATCAGCGGATCCGGTTCGCCCCGAGCTGAATCCGGCGCCGCGGGCACGAAAGGCAGCACGGCACAAGATAAGCCACGCCGTCATCAGCGTGCCGGGAACCCCGACGCCGCATAG
- a CDS encoding P-II family nitrogen regulator, with translation MKLITAIVKPFTLEDVKTGLEQTGILGMTVSEVQGYGRQKGHTEVYRGAEYSVDFVPKVRVEVVVDDSAVDKVVDVIVQAARTGKIGDGKVWVSPVDTVVRVRTGERGADAL, from the coding sequence ATGAAGCTGATCACTGCGATCGTCAAGCCGTTCACGCTGGAGGATGTCAAGACCGGCCTGGAGCAGACGGGCATCCTGGGGATGACGGTCAGCGAGGTACAGGGCTACGGCCGCCAGAAGGGACACACCGAGGTCTACCGCGGTGCCGAATATTCGGTTGATTTCGTACCGAAGGTCCGCGTGGAGGTTGTCGTCGATGATTCCGCGGTCGACAAGGTCGTTGACGTCATCGTGCAGGCCGCCCGGACGGGCAAGATCGGCGACGGCAAGGTCTGGGTGAGCCCGGTCGACACCGTTGTCCGCGTTCGCACCGGAGAACGGGGTGCCGACGCCCTGTAG
- the ftsY gene encoding signal recognition particle-docking protein FtsY — protein MTEGALLGLWIAIAVVAVLVVVALTVGLVRYRRRRISLSERDASKPIDRSGGYTASSGITFSKSGTPTLDRIDTSGLPAVGDDATIPRDAPKRTISDVQLPEPPSETAAPEAPPAPDEAADSTAAPVVPEEPAGPEVAPEPTAPPAEVPDTVAAAVEDIAPAAGRMDRLRGRLAKSQNALGRSMLGLLGGGDLDEDSWEAVEDTLLIADLGPVVTESVVGALRERMASKSVRSEADARAVLREVLMSELRPELDRSIKALPHADKPSVLLVVGVNGTGKTTTVGKLARVLVADGRRVVLGAADTFRAAAADQLQTWAARVGADVVRGPEGADPASVAFDAVDEGVKAGADVVVIDTAGRLHTKTGLMDELGKVKRVVEKRAAVDEVLLVLDATIGQNSLPQAKVFAEVVDITGVVLTKLDGTAKGGIVFRVQQELGVPVKLVGLGEGPDDLAPFEPAAFVDALLG, from the coding sequence GTGACAGAAGGTGCGTTGTTGGGTCTGTGGATCGCGATCGCGGTCGTCGCTGTTCTCGTCGTCGTCGCTCTCACCGTGGGGTTGGTGCGGTACCGGCGGCGCCGGATCAGCCTGTCGGAGCGAGACGCCTCTAAGCCGATCGACCGCTCCGGCGGTTACACGGCTTCCTCGGGCATCACGTTCAGCAAGTCGGGCACGCCGACGCTCGATCGCATCGACACCAGCGGGTTGCCCGCGGTCGGCGATGACGCCACCATCCCGCGGGACGCACCCAAGCGCACGATCTCCGACGTGCAGCTGCCCGAGCCGCCGAGCGAGACCGCTGCACCCGAAGCACCGCCCGCGCCCGATGAAGCCGCAGATTCCACCGCTGCCCCGGTGGTTCCCGAGGAGCCGGCCGGGCCGGAAGTGGCTCCCGAGCCGACAGCGCCGCCTGCGGAGGTGCCCGACACCGTTGCCGCTGCAGTGGAGGACATCGCGCCGGCAGCGGGGCGCATGGACCGGCTGCGGGGCCGGCTCGCCAAGTCTCAGAACGCTCTTGGCCGCAGCATGCTCGGGTTGCTCGGTGGCGGCGATCTCGACGAGGACTCGTGGGAGGCCGTCGAGGACACCCTGCTGATCGCCGATCTCGGGCCGGTGGTGACCGAATCGGTCGTCGGGGCGTTGCGCGAGCGCATGGCGAGCAAGAGCGTGCGCAGCGAAGCCGATGCCCGCGCAGTGCTGCGCGAGGTGCTGATGTCTGAGCTGCGGCCCGAGCTGGACCGTTCGATCAAGGCGCTGCCGCATGCCGACAAGCCCTCGGTGCTGTTGGTCGTCGGTGTGAACGGCACCGGCAAGACCACCACTGTCGGCAAGCTGGCACGGGTGCTCGTCGCCGACGGCCGTCGGGTGGTCCTCGGCGCGGCCGACACCTTCCGTGCCGCGGCCGCCGACCAGTTGCAGACGTGGGCCGCGCGGGTCGGTGCAGACGTGGTGCGGGGCCCAGAAGGTGCCGACCCGGCATCGGTGGCATTCGACGCCGTGGACGAGGGAGTCAAGGCCGGTGCCGACGTCGTCGTGATCGACACCGCGGGGCGCCTGCACACCAAGACCGGCCTGATGGACGAACTCGGCAAGGTCAAGCGGGTGGTGGAGAAGCGCGCCGCTGTCGACGAGGTCCTGTTGGTGCTCGATGCCACCATCGGACAGAACAGCCTGCCGCAGGCCAAGGTGTTCGCCGAGGTCGTCGACATCACCGGAGTGGTGCTGACCAAGCTCGACGGCACCGCCAAGGGTGGCATCGTCTTCCGCGTCCAGCAGGAACTCGGCGTTCCGGTCAAACTCGTCGGTCTCGGCGAGGGGCCCGATGACCTCGCACCGTTCGAGCCCGCGGCGTTCGTCGACGCGCTGCTGGGCTGA
- the smc gene encoding chromosome segregation protein SMC yields the protein MHLKSLTLKGFKSFASPTTLRFEPGITCVVGPNGSGKSNVVDALTWVMGEQGAKTLRGGKMEDVIFAGTSSRAPLGRAEVTLTIDNSDNALPIEYSEVSITRRVFRDGAGEYEINGSSCRLMDVQELLSDSGIGREMHVIVGQGKLAEILESRPEDRRAFIEEAAGVLKHRKRKEKAVRKLDSMAANLARLTDLTTELRRQLKPLGRQAEMARRAATIQADLRDARLRLAADDLVRRQVEFHNTNQAETTLRREHDEATVRLEASTVELQAHEAAVAELTRRAEAAQQTWFRASALAERVSATVRIATDRAQLFESETEVSSGQDPEALEAEADEVAELEMELLGELEESRIVLETARAELAEREQIAAEAERAHLAAARAEADRREGLARLAGQVDTMRTRVESIDEGVMRLSVSIEEAAAKAQQAKAEFETVQNRVGELDAGEVGLDEQHDRSVAALRLADERVAELQAAERAAERQVASLHARIEALSVSLDRRDGAAWLQKNHSGAGLFGSIGEYLKVRPGHEVAVATVLGAAADALAAEDFGVAAAAVAALKESDGGRAALLLGDWKATSASPSGVLPDGAIWANDVVSVPDRLRPAITAMLAGVAVVGDLAAGVQLVSARPDLRAVTADGDLVGAGWISGGSDRKPSTLEISAEIDKARNELEVAERQTGELAAALSGALAEQAARQESAEEAMAALNESDAAISAIYEQLGRLGQDARSADDEFQRLMRQRDELEAGRAKTVEELTELESRLHNAEQLPMFEAEPVDRQASVAAAEAARSVEVEARLSVRTAEERANAVRGRADSLRRAAAAEREARVRAQRAREAREHAARVAAAVSESGRIVAQRLSAVVAVASRMRDELATERQMRATSLSQVRETVNELNARITALTDSLHRDEMAKAQAALRIEQLEAQVLEQFGMPAADLVAEYGPQVPLPPSDLEMAEYEQARERGEQVTAPAPMPFDRSTQERRAKKAERELSELGRVNPLALEEFAALEERYNFLSTQLEDVKAARSDLLDVIADVDTRILQVFTEAYVDVEREFEQVFATLFPGGEGRLLLTNPADMLTTGIEVEARPPGKKIKRLSLLSGGEKSLTAVAMLVAIFRARPSPFYVMDEVEAALDDVNLRRLISLFEQLREKSQLIVITHQKPTMEVADALYGVTMRGDGITTVISQRMRGQELAASSG from the coding sequence GTGCACCTCAAGAGTCTGACGCTGAAGGGCTTCAAGTCCTTCGCTTCGCCGACGACTCTTCGCTTCGAACCCGGCATCACCTGCGTCGTCGGGCCCAACGGATCGGGCAAGTCGAACGTTGTCGACGCCCTGACCTGGGTGATGGGCGAGCAGGGCGCCAAGACGCTGCGCGGCGGCAAGATGGAAGACGTCATCTTCGCCGGCACGTCGTCGCGGGCGCCGCTGGGTCGCGCCGAGGTGACGCTGACCATCGACAACTCCGACAACGCGCTGCCGATCGAGTACTCCGAGGTGTCGATCACCCGTCGCGTATTCCGCGACGGCGCAGGCGAATACGAGATCAACGGCAGCAGCTGCCGGCTGATGGATGTCCAGGAACTGCTCAGTGACTCCGGCATCGGCCGTGAGATGCATGTCATCGTCGGCCAGGGCAAGCTCGCCGAGATCCTGGAGTCGCGCCCCGAGGACCGTCGAGCCTTCATCGAGGAGGCAGCCGGCGTCCTCAAGCACCGCAAGCGCAAGGAAAAAGCGGTCCGCAAGCTCGATTCGATGGCGGCCAACCTGGCGCGCCTGACCGACCTGACCACCGAACTGCGCCGTCAGCTCAAGCCGCTGGGCCGTCAGGCCGAGATGGCGCGCCGGGCGGCCACCATCCAGGCCGATCTGCGTGACGCCCGCCTGCGCCTGGCCGCCGACGACCTGGTGCGACGCCAGGTCGAGTTCCACAACACCAACCAGGCCGAGACCACATTGCGCCGCGAGCATGACGAGGCGACGGTGCGGTTGGAAGCCTCGACTGTCGAGCTGCAGGCACATGAGGCAGCCGTCGCGGAACTGACCCGGCGCGCCGAGGCCGCTCAGCAGACCTGGTTCCGGGCCTCGGCCCTGGCCGAACGGGTCAGCGCCACCGTGCGCATCGCGACCGATCGGGCCCAGTTGTTCGAGTCCGAGACCGAGGTGTCCTCCGGTCAGGATCCCGAAGCGCTGGAAGCCGAGGCCGACGAGGTTGCCGAGCTCGAAATGGAGCTGCTCGGCGAGCTCGAGGAGTCGCGGATCGTCTTGGAGACCGCCCGCGCCGAGCTGGCCGAACGTGAGCAGATCGCCGCCGAGGCCGAGCGGGCACACCTGGCCGCGGCCCGGGCCGAGGCTGACCGTCGTGAAGGCCTCGCCCGGCTGGCCGGACAGGTCGACACCATGCGCACCCGGGTCGAGTCGATCGACGAGGGCGTCATGCGGCTGTCGGTGAGCATCGAGGAAGCCGCCGCCAAAGCCCAACAGGCGAAAGCCGAATTCGAGACGGTGCAGAACCGCGTCGGTGAACTCGACGCCGGGGAAGTGGGCCTCGATGAGCAGCACGACCGTTCGGTGGCGGCGCTGCGCCTCGCCGACGAGCGGGTAGCCGAGCTGCAGGCTGCCGAACGTGCCGCCGAACGGCAGGTCGCCTCACTTCATGCCCGGATCGAGGCGCTGTCGGTCAGCTTGGACCGGCGTGACGGTGCGGCCTGGTTGCAGAAAAACCACAGTGGCGCAGGTCTTTTCGGCAGCATCGGGGAATATCTGAAGGTGCGGCCCGGCCATGAGGTGGCGGTGGCCACCGTTCTGGGCGCGGCTGCCGATGCGTTGGCTGCCGAGGATTTCGGAGTGGCAGCGGCTGCCGTCGCCGCGCTCAAGGAGTCCGACGGCGGCCGGGCAGCACTGCTGCTGGGGGACTGGAAGGCGACCAGTGCGTCTCCGTCCGGCGTGCTTCCCGACGGGGCGATCTGGGCCAACGACGTGGTCAGTGTCCCGGACCGGTTGCGCCCGGCGATCACCGCGATGCTCGCCGGAGTAGCCGTGGTGGGTGATCTTGCTGCCGGTGTGCAGCTGGTATCGGCGCGGCCGGACCTGCGTGCGGTGACCGCGGACGGTGACCTGGTCGGGGCCGGTTGGATCAGCGGAGGCTCCGATCGCAAACCTTCGACGCTGGAGATCAGCGCCGAGATCGACAAGGCCCGCAACGAACTGGAGGTCGCGGAGCGGCAGACCGGTGAGCTGGCGGCGGCATTGTCCGGAGCGTTGGCCGAGCAGGCGGCCCGGCAGGAATCGGCTGAAGAGGCGATGGCCGCGCTCAACGAATCCGACGCCGCGATCTCGGCCATCTACGAGCAACTGGGCCGTCTGGGGCAGGACGCCCGCAGCGCCGATGACGAGTTCCAGCGGTTGATGCGCCAGCGCGACGAGCTGGAGGCCGGCCGCGCCAAGACGGTGGAGGAACTCACCGAACTCGAATCGCGGCTGCACAATGCCGAGCAGTTGCCGATGTTCGAAGCCGAACCGGTGGACCGTCAGGCGTCGGTAGCCGCGGCCGAGGCTGCGCGTTCGGTCGAGGTGGAGGCGAGACTTTCGGTTCGTACCGCCGAGGAACGGGCGAATGCGGTTCGCGGCCGCGCTGATTCGCTGCGTCGGGCCGCTGCGGCCGAGCGTGAGGCCCGAGTGCGCGCGCAACGCGCTCGTGAGGCGCGCGAACATGCGGCACGCGTGGCCGCCGCGGTGTCCGAGTCGGGACGCATTGTGGCGCAACGGCTGAGTGCGGTGGTGGCGGTGGCCTCGCGGATGCGTGACGAGCTCGCCACGGAACGACAGATGCGCGCCACGTCGCTGTCCCAAGTGCGTGAGACGGTCAACGAACTGAACGCGAGGATCACCGCGCTGACAGATTCTCTGCACCGCGACGAGATGGCCAAAGCGCAAGCGGCACTTCGCATCGAGCAGCTCGAGGCACAGGTACTCGAGCAGTTCGGAATGCCGGCGGCAGACCTGGTCGCCGAGTACGGCCCGCAGGTTCCGCTACCTCCTAGCGACCTGGAGATGGCGGAATACGAGCAGGCCCGCGAGCGGGGCGAGCAGGTCACCGCGCCCGCCCCGATGCCGTTCGACCGGTCCACCCAGGAGCGCCGGGCGAAGAAGGCCGAACGTGAGCTGTCGGAGTTGGGCCGGGTGAATCCGCTTGCCCTGGAAGAGTTTGCGGCGCTGGAAGAGCGCTACAACTTCTTGTCCACCCAACTCGAGGACGTCAAGGCCGCCCGCAGCGATCTGCTGGATGTGATCGCCGACGTCGACACGCGCATTCTGCAGGTGTTCACCGAGGCCTACGTCGATGTGGAGCGGGAGTTCGAGCAGGTGTTCGCCACGCTGTTCCCCGGCGGCGAGGGCCGGCTGCTGCTGACCAATCCGGCCGACATGTTGACCACCGGCATCGAGGTCGAGGCCAGGCCGCCGGGCAAGAAGATCAAGCGACTCTCACTGCTGTCCGGTGGTGAGAAGTCGCTGACCGCTGTGGCCATGCTGGTGGCGATCTTCCGGGCCCGGCCGTCTCCGTTCTACGTGATGGACGAGGTCGAGGCCGCGCTCGACGATGTGAACCTGCGCCGGTTGATCAGCTTGTTCGAGCAGCTGCGGGAGAAGTCTCAGCTGATCGTGATCACCCACCAGAAGCCCACCATGGAGGTGGCCGACGCGCTCTACGGTGTGACCATGCGCGGTGACGGCATCACCACCGTGATCTCGCAGCGGATGCGGGGACAGGAACTGGCCGCGAGCTCCGGCTGA